The Erythrobacter litoralis HTCC2594 nucleotide sequence CACGGGCGCGGCTCTACAACAACGGTCAGACCTGCATCAACGGCAAGCGCTTCATCGTGACTGACAAGATCTATGATGCGTTCGTCGAGAAGTTCGTCGCCAAGTTTGAAGCCATCGAAACCGGTGATCCGACCGCCGACGGCACCGACATGGGCCCGATGTCCAATGCCGACCTGCGCGGCGACCTGCAGGACCAGGTCGACAAATCGGTCGAAAACGGTGCGACCATCGCCTGCGGCGGCGCCATTCCGGAAGGACCGGGAGCCTTCTATCCCGCTACAGTCCTCACCGATGTGGCACCCGGGCAGCCGGCCTATGACGATGAGCTGTTCGGCCCCGTCGCCTCGGTCATCCGCGCGAAGGACGACGAAGACGCCATGCGCCTTGCGAACGACAGTCGTTACGGCCTCGGAGGCGGCATCCTGTGCGGCGACAAGGACCGCGCGGTCGAGATGGCCAAGCAGCATTTCGACACCGGCATGGTCTTCATCAACACCTATGGCGTGGCGGACCCGTCCATGCCCTTCGGCGGGGTGAAGGACTCGGGCTACGGGCGCGAGCACGGCGGTTTCGGCGTCAAGGAATTCGCCAACGCCAAGTCGATCTTCGTCGGCGCCGACTGAGCCGGTCGGGCTAATTACGGCTCAGGGCCTGCCGAGGGCTTTCATCACCCCGGCGGCCCTGGCCGTATCGAGATATTCGCGGATCGACGTGATCCGCCCGTCCTGGACTTCCGCTACGACACAGGCGGGGATTCGCACTTCGGATTGGTCGGGCAGGGTTCCGCAGACATCGTGCTCTTCGACGAAGCCGGTCTCGGTCACCGAGCAGGTGGCGTTGTCATAGCGATAGCCCTGCACCACCGAGCGGAAGGCCGCTGCAAACTTGAGCAGCGTGTCGCGATCCATCGGCGGCCCGCCGTTTTGCGTGCCGCGGAAGTCTTCCCCCAATAGTTCGCGCGCTGTTTCGGCATCGCCATCGGCGAAAGCGCGAAACAGGCGCTCTGCGATAGCGCAGTTGTCGCTCATGCGACCGCCGTCGCTTCGATCTCGATCATGATATCAGGGTGATAAAGTTCCTTCACGCCGAGCAGCGTGCTTGCAATCTCGGCCCCTGCCGCACCGTGGATCGGCATGATCTCTTCCGCTGCGCTCATAAAGGCGGGCACGTCGGTAACATAGAAATTGAGCCGCGCGAGGTTGCTTGCATCCATCCCGGCTTCTGCAAGCGCATCCTGCAGGCATTTCCACGCCTCCTTGTACTGCGCCACCATGTCGCCCGGATGCAGCGGCGAACCGTCAGGCGCGGAGGAAGTCTGGCCCGAGAAATAGACCGTACGCGTAGCACCCGAAACCTCGACCGCATGATTGAGGCCGAAGCCTTGCAGCCACGGCGTAGGGTTGTGTGTTTTCTTGTTCATTTCAGCTCTCCTCCTCGTATTTCGGAGTGCTGCATCAAACTCAGCGCCGAGTCGACTCCCGCCGCAGCAGTTCAGCCTTGATCTCCGGCCCATAGGCGTAGCCGCCGATCGACCCATCGGCTTGCACCACGCGGTGGCACGGGATCAGCACTGCGATATTGTTGGCGCCGTTGGCACTGCCGACCGCACGGCTGGCCTTGGGATTGCCGAGCATCGCCGCCTGCTCGCCGTAGCTGCGTGTTTCGCCCAGTGGGATTTCGCGCAAGGCCTGCCAGCAGCGCTGTTGGAAGGCAGTGCCTTTGACGTCGAGCGGGACGTCTTGGCCTGTGCCGGGCTGTTCGACAGCGGCAGCGACCCGTTCGAACAGGTCTCGGAACTTGTCGCTGCCCTCGACCAGATCGGCTTTGGGGAAACGCGCACGCAGCTCTTCCTCCCCTTCATTGAAGGAAAGGCAGCACACGCCTCTGTCCGTGGCCGCCACCAGCATCGGCGCAATCGAGGTCTCGATCACCGCGTAATGGATTTCGCGACCCTCGCCGCCGTTCTTCCAGTCGCTCGCGCTCATGCCCATCTTGCCCTGCATCCCTTCGTAAAACCGGCTCGGCGCTTCATAGCCTGCATCGTAAATCGCATCGGTCACCCGCTTTGCTTCGCCGAGCGCATCTTTCGCCCGTTCTTCGCGCAAAGCCCGTGCATAGGCAGCCGGGGAAAGCCCGGTCGCGCGCTTGAATACCCGCTGGAAATGGCTCGGCGAATAGCCCGTCAGCGTCGCCAGCTCGTCGAGCGTCGGCCTGCCCTCGCTGGCCTTGATCTCGTCCACCGCTGCCAGCACCGCCGCTTCGTCGCGCCCGATATCGTCGGGCAGGCAACGCTCGCAGGCGCGCAATCCCGCAGCACGCGCCTCCGCCCCATCGGCAAAGAAGCGCACGTTCTCGCGCGCCGGATGCCGCGCGGCACAGCTTGGGCGGCAATAGATCCCGGTGGTGAGCACGCCGGTGACGAAGCGCCCGTCGAATGAGCGGTCGCGTCGCTGGACAGCGGCCCACGCATGATCGGGAGAGATAGCTTGGTTGGTCATACAGCCTGTTTACGCCCGGTTGTCGATCGCCTCATCCCGAAACTTGCGATCAAAGCGAAGGGAGGTCAAACACAGCGTCGATGATCCGCTTGCTGACCCTCTTCGCTGTGCTTCTCGGCCTCGCCCTGCCGCACCCTGCCCTCGCCGACCCCGCCGATATCCAGGCCGCTGCGCGCGGCGTCGTGCGTGTGGTGATTATCGGCAGCGACGGCGAGCGGGTCTATCCGATCAGCCACGGCAGCGGCTTTGCCGTCGCGCCGACACGGATCGTCACCAATGCCCATGTCGTGCGTGAAGCGGCGCAGGACGATTCGCTGCGCATCGGCATCGTGCCGAGCGATGGCGACGATGCCAGCTATGCGCGGATCGTAAGGATCGCGCCGGCCAAGGATCTTGCGCTGCTGGAGATTACCGGGGGCGAGCTGCGACTGCCGCCGCTCACCCTCGCCGGCTCGCGAGAGCGCGATGCGGCGGAGGTCATATCGGTCGGCTATCCCATGAATGTCGACCGCGCACAGGGATTGGAGATCGACGATATCTTCCGGCCCCAACCGACCGTCAACAGCCGCGGCTACATCTCAGGCTCGCGGCCCAGCACGCAATTCGACACGATCCTGCACACGGCCCCCATCGCGCGGGGCAATTCGGGCGGGCCGCTGCTCGACCAGTGTGGTCGCGTGCTCGGGGTCAACAGCTTCGGTGCGGATGGCGAAGGCGCCGATGGCGAATTCTACTTCGCCGTCAGCAATCGCGAGCTGATCCCCTTCCTGCGGGCGAGCGATGTCACCCCGCGCACCAATGGCCAGCCGTGTCGC carries:
- a CDS encoding nuclear transport factor 2 family protein; protein product: MSDNCAIAERLFRAFADGDAETARELLGEDFRGTQNGGPPMDRDTLLKFAAAFRSVVQGYRYDNATCSVTETGFVEEHDVCGTLPDQSEVRIPACVVAEVQDGRITSIREYLDTARAAGVMKALGRP
- a CDS encoding RidA family protein, whose translation is MNKKTHNPTPWLQGFGLNHAVEVSGATRTVYFSGQTSSAPDGSPLHPGDMVAQYKEAWKCLQDALAEAGMDASNLARLNFYVTDVPAFMSAAEEIMPIHGAAGAEIASTLLGVKELYHPDIMIEIEATAVA
- a CDS encoding bifunctional transcriptional activator/DNA repair enzyme AdaA, whose translation is MTNQAISPDHAWAAVQRRDRSFDGRFVTGVLTTGIYCRPSCAARHPARENVRFFADGAEARAAGLRACERCLPDDIGRDEAAVLAAVDEIKASEGRPTLDELATLTGYSPSHFQRVFKRATGLSPAAYARALREERAKDALGEAKRVTDAIYDAGYEAPSRFYEGMQGKMGMSASDWKNGGEGREIHYAVIETSIAPMLVAATDRGVCCLSFNEGEEELRARFPKADLVEGSDKFRDLFERVAAAVEQPGTGQDVPLDVKGTAFQQRCWQALREIPLGETRSYGEQAAMLGNPKASRAVGSANGANNIAVLIPCHRVVQADGSIGGYAYGPEIKAELLRRESTRR